The DNA region GGCTTTTTTGaagttggtgatgatctgAGAAGCCATTGGGTGATAAACTCAACTGAATCTAGGGCGCCATTGGGCCAGAACACGTTCAAGGCAAGCCATCTCATTTGGCCACGAAAGATGTATACCGAATCAGTATACACCGGCCGAAGACCTTGTGGCAGGATCATGATAGCCCAAGGCAGTTTCTTGTGAGGTCGTGATGGTGCCAACCATTATTTGGCCTGGGAAGGGTTGAGCGTCAAGATATCCCATTGCTGGCCACTTATAAGGAGCTCTTGTCCCTATACGATGATGTTGTGCAGTCTTTTTGGTCACCGCAACTCTCTTCACCTGTCACTCCTTTACAACGGTGAAGATGCTGCTCTGCACGCTCTTTTCTCTGTTTCTTTATTTCAGATGTCTGAAAGCAGAATGGACCTATGCGGATCCAGAACGCTTTCCACATGTACCTGAATACGGACCCCAGGTGAGGGCTACCATTCTTGACAGTTTTGAAGCCTCTGACTAACCACTTCAGGCCAACTTTCCTTACATGGTTGACAACCAAAAGAATTATTATGGAGTAGCACCAGACAAGGGCAAACAAAATGGCCCAGTCTGGAGATACAGCGAGAGCTTTGCCAAATACATGTCCAACCTCCGAGCCAACAAAGTCATTCGAGGTGGTTATGGTAAAGGACTAACACCCGGAGCCGGGGACCGCCCTCAAAATCACCTCAATGGCACTCTAGGTTCAAATAGCGCCCTATatctcaacaacacccgGACTCTGTTGAGTCGTGGCTCGGCCCCACTTCACAAGCGGGCTTCCGATTACTGGCTTACCACACTTGGTCCCTTGGGAATACAACCGCATGCTGGCGGAAACAACTACAAGTTCTACcgtgatgttgttgctgattaCGGTGCTGACAACACTGGTGAGAGCGATGCTTCAGAGGCCATAAATGCCGCCGTAGAGGATGGCAACCGCTGTGGGCTGGAGTGTGGCAACACTTTCACTCAGGGAGCCATCATCTACTTCCCCGTGAGTACCTCGACTTCACCACTGATATCAAAAGATGGGAGACTGACACAACACAGCCGGGCACGTACAAAATCTGCAGCCCCGTTGTCCAGCTATACTACTCACAGTTCATTGGTGATCCGCACGatccaccaaccatcaaGGGATGCAAGTCGTTCAAAGGAATTGCCCTCTTCGATGCTGATCCGTATATTCCCGGAGGGTATGTTGATATCCTTGACTCTTCGCTCCCAGCACATGAACTGACCGCCATTTAGGGGCGGCCAAAACTGGTACATCAACCAAAACCAATTCTTCCGTCAGATCCGGAACTTCATCTTTGACCTGACGGAGATGCCCATCTCCACGGCCGACAATGACCAGCCCCTGGTTCCCACTGGTATTCATTGGCAGGTGTCGCAGGCAACTTCGTTGGAGAATTTGGTCTTCAACATGCCCAAAGCCACGGATGATGAAACGACAACTGCCGTGGGAATCTTTACCGAGAACGGGTCTGGTGGTTTTGTTGCTGATCTGGTATGTTTCGTTTGCAATGATTTCGGGGTGACAAAGCTGACACCACTTTTTTAGACCTTCaatggaggagctgttggtTGGCGTGCTGGGTCTCAGCAATATACGGCACGCAACCTGAAGTTTAACGGCTGCCTGACAGCCGTTCAGATGatttgggattgggggttTAACTGGCAAGGGGTAAGGCTCCCTCCTTTCTCAAGGCTCATTCCAGACATTCTCCAACTAACATTGCCCACCTCAGATTGAAGTCAAAGACAGCGCCATTGCCTTCAACATCAGCGGCCGTGGAGGAGCCACAGGACAAGGCATTGGCTCCATCTCGGTAATCGATTCCTCCATTACCAACACTCCAATCGGCATCCTGACAAACTCCCACGAACAATCCCCCAACATCGTTCTCGATAATGTCAAGATCTCCAACGTCGCCCAAGTTGTTCAAGTGGACAACGGTCCTTCCCTTCTCTCCGGCACATCTGACACCACAACCATTGACCTCTGGGCCCACGGCCGCCGCTACAATGGGGACAAGGGGTCATCCGAGACCGGACCCGTGAAAGCCCCTTCTAAAGCCGCCGGGTTGTTGGGAGACGACAAGAAGCTGTTCACCAAGTCTCGCCCTCAATACGCCGACTTTAGCCCCGAAAACTTCCTTGTTGCTACCAAAGAAGGCATCAAGAACGATGGCACCGGCGATCAGACCCTCGCTATCAACGCCTTCTTGCTCAAAGCCAAGGCCAACAGCCAGATTGCCTATTTCCCGGCAGGTATTTACCAGGTGGGCGGGACAGTGTTCATCCCCACCGGCAGCAGAGTGGTTGGTTCCAGTTGGTCGCAGATACAAGGGAGCGGGTTTTACTTTGCTGATATGAACGccccgagggtgatggttAGGGTTGGGAACAGGGGAGACTTGGGAACGATGGAGATTACGGACATGCTGTTCACGGTCAAGGGGGCGACGGCGGGTGCAATCTTGGTGGAATGGAATGTTGCTGGGGATGAGCAAGGAGCTGGTGAGGATTCCTCCTTTTCTACCTGGCGATGTCCGTACTAATCTAAACTTGGTATGTTGATAGCTGGCATGTGGGATTCGCATGTGCGTGTGGGAGGCGGCATAGGGACTGACCTTGACATTGACAACTGTCCCAAGGGTGGTTTCAACGATCAATGCATATGCGCGTCTATGCTCCTCCATGTGACTGCGCAGGCCTCGGGGTACTTTGAGAACGTCTGGGTTTGGGTAGCAGACCAGTGAGTACTGATCTATTTTCGGATGGACACTTCAAGACTAACCGACGTGCAGTGACAATGACATGGTTGTCTATGACTCTCCTGACAAGCTCATCAACCAGATCAGTCTTTATGCCGCGAGATGTACCTTGATTGAGTCCCAAGAGCCGACATGGTTCTATGGCACTGGATCAGAACACTGCGTCATGTATCAGTACCAGTTGAACAAGGCGAAGAACGTCTACCTCGGCCATATTCAGTCGGAGACGCCTTACTATCAGCCCAACCCTGTGGCACCTTACCCATTCGATGGCGCGAGGCCCATGGCGGCAGACCCGTCGTTTTTGGAATGCACCACGGACAGCTGTAAAGCTGGCTGGGGTCTGCGCATCATTGACTCGGAGAACATCACTATTCACGGGTCTGGGTTGTACAGCTTCTTCCAGGACTACTATCAGGACTGTCTCGAGACGTTTGACTGCCAGGACAAGATTCTTGAAGTCAAAGGGTCGAAAAATGtggccatcttcaacctcttcactGTAGGGACGGTCAATATTGCCTCGGGTATTGAGTGAGTCTGTTGGACCTGATATTGCGGTCGAGCTTCATACTGATACCACTCACCTAGCGACACGAATATCTTTAGGAATGAATCTAACCAACGGTAAGTCAAATTCGTCGGCTACCCAACAAGAAGGAAATATCAACAGGCTAACAAGAGATAGCGGCTTCACCACCGAGGTCAGTGTTTGGCTTCCCTTGGACGGCTCTGACAATATCAATGTTGTATATGTCGGTCCGGAGATCTGGGACAGACCAACGGCTGCCTGCTCGCCGCCTTGCGTTCTCGTATTACCCACGAGCACCCTGGGCCAAGACACCACCATATCTCCGTCTGAATACACCACATCGCTGGAATACGGTCGCCAGGGCTCTTCAACCGGCCCCGGGGGACAGGTTATCACGACTTTTTATACCACTACAACCACCATTACTATCACTGTACCGCCCATTACCATCCCGAAAAATAGTGGCCTGCCTTACTCCAATGTCAACGTCACGCGAGGGCAGGGCGGAGGCGGCTTCATAGCGACCCCCAGAGTTGAGATCCCGCCCATTGGAGTTCCTCTCCCTGATGGCAATggcggcaccaccacccgtcaAGTATTCCTTCCGCCCTGGCCTGATGTCAACCGCGGTCCGCCAGAGGACTGGGAGTATGATGGACCATGGGGTAATCCTAGCCCTATCCCGAGTGGCGGCGTCGGCCAGGCTTTCCACACCCCGTGGTCGACGATGGTAACGGCCTCCGCGGCCACAGTCACGACCTTGACATTTCCGGCCATTGTACACCCACAGACATACCAGTGTCCTCCGTCAAGCGAGATATCCTTCAACACACCTCGCATGACTCTCACGGTAGACTGTCCTACTCCGACAGAGTTCAAATTTGGGTTCTCGTGCCCAACAACAAAGGTGGTGACGTTTCTGGGACCGTCAGCGGGTGTGTTTACAGTTGACTGCACTGTATCATCAGTTTGGGACTTTCCTCGATTCCCGGAGCCAACACCTGGCCCTTCGGAATCAACAACCAGCGATGAGCCTCTCCCAGTGTGGACTACGTGGCCGCCTGGAGAGATCACGCCCGTGGAGAGAGAAGTCGAAGAGTCAGAGCCCGAGGATGACGGTACTTTCACATCTTGCAAGCtttggtttttctttttctgcaTTCGCTGGGATAATATCAagattggggggtggaagtggaCGTTGCCGCCTGGTATCTATCCTCCGTAAGTTGCTTCTTCATATCGAATCTCTAGACGAGATCTGAGAACTAACATGGCAAAACAGAGGGCCTCCGCCGCCCTTCATAAAGTTTCCCTTCAAGGTTGAAGGCACACTGCCGCCATGGCCAGAAATCACCATTGGCCGTGACAGGAAACTTACATACTCCAACGAACCTACGAGCTGCACCACCAAGTCGGCATCGCTCTgcacgacaacaaccatctTTTCTGTGACCAAGATTGCAGAAGACTCAACCCGGACAACAGCCACTGCCACCTCGCGACAGTGCGAGACGGTCAGGGGCTGCGATGTGACGGACCAGAACACGAGGACCGTGTCGACTGCGGTAGAGTCGTGCACGCCAAAGCCGAGAGTAAAAGCTCGAGACGGCGATGATCCCAGTCTTTTGAACCCACGACAgaacggcaacggcaacggctGCGGCAAGAATGCCATTGTGTATCCCAAGGATCCCAAGAGCGCGGGCGATATTCCGTCCTTGCTCAGCGCGTATGCCGGAAAATACGAGACGATCGGCGTCCCGGAGTTGAACATTGTCGGTTACTGGTGGGTGCCTCTGCTAGACGAGGAGACcatgaagaggttgaagagttCACCCTTTGTGAACGACGCCTACTATTACCAAGACTGGAACAATGCTGGCAATGGGCCAGACAGGTCAGGGAATATCAACGGTGAGATGGCGCTACCCGCTCATTCCGAGGGTATTactcatgatgatgacggttgGACGTCGCTCGCGTCTCCTCTGTTCAAAAGAGCCCGCACGACTACGGCCACGAATTTTTGGGCGTCATCTATCGTGTCGCTCCCCAAAGGCTGGAACTGGCGAGAAGCGGGTACAGATTCATACGACTACAGCAATCTTGCCAATCCCTATCTGTATCAGTGGGATGACCAAGGAGGAAGCACGGAACACACCATCTACGTGACGGGCGAGGCGAGGGTGTGGACCGATCATCCCGAGTTCAAGGCATCCGAGGGATTTCAGGGTGAACTCGATATCGTGCTTCCAGGAGGCAAATACGACGTCGAAAACGACAAGGCAGATGCCTTTCATGGCACCTGTGTCGCTGCATATGCCATCGGAGCGAAGCTGGGCATCTGCAAGAAGTGTCGAGGTGTTTGGTTCGAGACGAAGCTATGGTCTACCGATGACCCCTATTTCAACCCGAACTTTGTACGCGAGCGCGGCATTGCCCATCTGATGGCCGCGTTTCGAGATATTCATCTCAGGGGAAACGCAAAGAAGGCAGTCATCAACATGTCGTGGTCGTACCCTCCGGGGAAGGCCATTCCGGCCACTCTCCAATCTACCCACTGGGTCTTGACCGAACTGGACAAAATGGGTGTTGTGCTTGTGGCTTCATCGGGTAACCACGCACACGATGAGGGCAGGGAAATCAGCCGGTTTCCAGCTCGCTTCGCCAGTTCAGACAAGGGAAGAAACCCTTACGGAGAGATAAAGAACCTCATTGTGGTCGGTGCCACTCAAAACATCGGTATCGAATACACCAGGGGCCAGACGTCCAATTACATGACCACCTTCGCCCCGGGCGAAAACGTCCCATGCACCA from Podospora pseudoanserina strain CBS 124.78 chromosome 1, whole genome shotgun sequence includes:
- a CDS encoding hypothetical protein (EggNog:ENOG503NYH6; COG:S; MEROPS:MER0002764; CAZy:GH55), translated to MVDNQKNYYGVAPDKGKQNGPVWRYSESFAKYMSNLRANKVIRGGYGKGLTPGAGDRPQNHLNGTLGSNSALYLNNTRTLLSRGSAPLHKRASDYWLTTLGPLGIQPHAGGNNYKFYRDVVADYGADNTGESDASEAINAAVEDGNRCGLECGNTFTQGAIIYFPPGTYKICSPVVQLYYSQFIGDPHDPPTIKGCKSFKGIALFDADPYIPGGGGQNWYINQNQFFRQIRNFIFDLTEMPISTADNDQPLVPTGIHWQVSQATSLENLVFNMPKATDDETTTAVGIFTENGSGGFVADLTFNGGAVGWRAGSQQYTARNLKFNGCLTAVQMIWDWGFNWQGIEVKDSAIAFNISGRGGATGQGIGSISVIDSSITNTPIGILTNSHEQSPNIVLDNVKISNVAQVVQVDNGPSLLSGTSDTTTIDLWAHGRRYNGDKGSSETGPVKAPSKAAGLLGDDKKLFTKSRPQYADFSPENFLVATKEGIKNDGTGDQTLAINAFLLKAKANSQIAYFPAGIYQVGGTVFIPTGSRVVGSSWSQIQGSGFYFADMNAPRVMVRVGNRGDLGTMEITDMLFTVKGATAGAILVEWNVAGDEQGAAGMWDSHVRVGGGIGTDLDIDNCPKGGFNDQCICASMLLHVTAQASGYFENVWVWVADHDNDMVVYDSPDKLINQISLYAARCTLIESQEPTWFYGTGSEHCVMYQYQLNKAKNVYLGHIQSETPYYQPNPVAPYPFDGARPMAADPSFLECTTDSCKAGWGLRIIDSENITIHGSGLYSFFQDYYQDCLETFDCQDKILEVKGSKNVAIFNLFTVGTVNIASATRISLGMNLTNGKSNSSATQQEGNINRLTRDSGFTTEVSVWLPLDGSDNINVVYVGPEIWDRPTAACSPPCVLVLPTSTLGQDTTISPSEYTTSLEYGRQGSSTGPGGQVITTFYTTTTTITITVPPITIPKNSGLPYSNVNVTRGQGGGGFIATPRVEIPPIGVPLPDGNGGTTTRQVFLPPWPDVNRGPPEDWEYDGPWGNPSPIPSGGVGQAFHTPWSTMVTASAATVTTLTFPAIVHPQTYQCPPSSEISFNTPRMTLTVDCPTPTEFKFGFSCPTTKVVTFLGPSAGVFTVDCTVSSVWDFPRFPEPTPGPSESTTSDEPLPVWTTWPPGEITPVEREVEESEPEDDGTFTSCKLWFFFFCIRWDNIKIGGWKWTLPPGIYPPGPPPPFIKFPFKVEGTLPPWPEITIGRDRKLTYSNEPTSCTTKSASLCTTTTIFSVTKIAEDSTRTTATATSRQCETVRGCDVTDQNTRTVSTAVESCTPKPRVKARDGDDPSLLNPRQNGNGNGCGKNAIVYPKDPKSAGDIPSLLSAYAGKYETIGVPELNIVGYWWVPLLDEETMKRLKSSPFVNDAYYYQDWNNAGNGPDRSGNINGEMALPAHSEGITHDDDGWTSLASPLFKRARTTTATNFWASSIVSLPKGWNWREAGTDSYDYSNLANPYLYQWDDQGGSTEHTIYVTGEARVWTDHPEFKASEGFQGELDIVLPGGKYDVENDKADAFHGTCVAAYAIGAKLGICKKCRGVWFETKLWSTDDPYFNPNFVRERGIAHLMAAFRDIHLRGNAKKAVINMSWSYPPGKAIPATLQSTHWVLTELDKMGVVLVASSGNHAHDEGREISRFPARFASSDKGRNPYGEIKNLIVVGATQNIGIEYTRGQTSNYMTTFAPGENVPCTSDPNAAGDKYSRNMASGTSAAAPQVAGLAAYWRSLPSKWQTQLEEPANVKKLIRLFHRRYGFWNAQREKNFPILAQSKPVIWNGQVKDKNCLVDYDTRQTWDTTKACPDIPDRLSTLPENPGESVNCNNPAPPPNSKRQAGSGGSCPFTPGGSGAEKSIDYQPKPTPSPTCQSNNCGGKLCTGFFCRPKPSGIPPDYMDPKDPNAGNPVPVTHIPGPNKPTTTRGGGGTPTPSPECDDKCKLDRGNPCRCGDTGCDEQSPACCHNASCPKCDCPKNGDGCSKNSPACCASGTCQWQYTGGGGGLEPNPVDEPDSGANRVALPPSSTETVTEDPEHVDAVYEIYSERDAKGGFVVSGFSGDVNGTVVGMGGVEPDWVMSGNGTSGLETSYKGVVAYGRRCDFLAGSVNGYEGMERPGMVVGALTCEGVAPAVCVRGEGGGEVREELVCRWE